The following are encoded together in the Weissella soli genome:
- the upp gene encoding uracil phosphoribosyltransferase, whose translation MSKLTVFDHPLIQHKLTIIRDKNVGTKEFREIVDEIASLMAYEVTRDLPTEDVEVETPVAITVKKQLAGKKLAIVPILRAGLGMVDGIMKLIPAARIGHIGMYRDEESLEPIEYFIKLPEDIDQREVLVVDPMLATGGSANMAIDALKKRGAQTIKLITLVSAPQGVEAVQTAHPDVDIFTAGLDEKLNEHGYIVPGLGDAGDRLFGTH comes from the coding sequence ATGTCAAAACTTACAGTGTTTGATCACCCATTGATCCAACATAAACTTACGATTATTCGTGATAAGAATGTTGGTACGAAGGAATTCCGCGAGATTGTTGATGAAATTGCGTCATTAATGGCTTACGAAGTGACACGTGATTTACCAACCGAAGATGTTGAAGTTGAGACACCGGTTGCCATCACCGTGAAGAAGCAATTGGCTGGTAAGAAGTTGGCCATTGTGCCAATTTTGCGTGCTGGGTTGGGAATGGTTGATGGGATCATGAAGTTAATTCCAGCGGCCCGTATTGGTCATATTGGTATGTACCGTGATGAAGAATCTTTGGAACCAATCGAATATTTCATCAAATTACCAGAAGACATTGATCAACGAGAAGTTTTGGTGGTTGATCCTATGCTAGCCACTGGTGGGTCAGCTAATATGGCGATTGATGCCTTGAAGAAGCGTGGGGCACAAACCATCAAGTTAATTACATTGGTCTCTGCGCCACAAGGTGTTGAAGCCGTCCAAACGGCACACCCAGATGTTGATATCTTCACGGCTGGCTTGGATGAGAAGTTAAATGAACATGGATACATTGTGCCAGGTCTTGGGGATGCTGGTGATCGTCTGTTTGGTACGCACTAA
- a CDS encoding solute carrier family 23 protein gives MAGNVQTGAILDVQDKPKFLQWVGLSLQHMFSMFGSTVLVPLLVGLNPGIALFSSGVGTLLHILITRKQIPAYMGSSFAFILPMTALMKTTGYPGVAAGVISVGVIYLLVAGIVAKFGSAWIEQLLPPIVVGPIVMVIGLSLAGSAASSATLLAGKYDLRVFAVAMITLGLTIFFNMYLKGFLGMIPILLGIIAGYIVAIAFGLVDLKPVADAAWFALPKFELPFVTYKPVMYWNAVIVMAPLALVTITEHLGHLMVLGELTGRDYFKNPGLNRTLAGDGAASVFAGLVGGPSVTSYGENIGVMAITKVHSVYVLIGAAIFAILFAFIGKLSALIQSIPGAVTGGISFLLFGVIAVSGLRIVVENQLDFNDKRNLMIASSVLVIGIGNAYLQIGQGTNIVQFSGVAIATILGITLNIILPKTAASEK, from the coding sequence ATGGCAGGAAACGTTCAAACAGGGGCCATCTTGGATGTCCAAGACAAGCCGAAGTTCCTACAATGGGTAGGACTTTCACTACAACATATGTTTTCAATGTTTGGCTCAACCGTGTTGGTACCGTTGTTGGTTGGGTTGAATCCAGGTATTGCCTTGTTCAGTTCAGGTGTGGGCACGTTGCTACACATTTTGATTACACGTAAGCAAATTCCGGCCTACATGGGGTCATCATTTGCCTTTATTCTGCCAATGACTGCGTTAATGAAGACGACTGGTTATCCCGGCGTCGCAGCTGGTGTCATTTCTGTTGGTGTGATTTATTTGCTGGTTGCTGGGATTGTGGCAAAGTTTGGGTCAGCCTGGATTGAACAGCTATTACCACCGATTGTGGTTGGGCCGATTGTGATGGTCATCGGATTATCATTAGCAGGTTCAGCTGCTTCATCAGCCACTTTATTAGCTGGCAAGTATGATTTGCGGGTCTTTGCGGTTGCGATGATCACGCTTGGATTAACTATTTTCTTCAATATGTACTTGAAGGGCTTCCTGGGAATGATTCCAATCTTGCTAGGTATTATAGCAGGGTATATCGTGGCCATTGCCTTTGGGTTGGTAGACCTAAAGCCAGTTGCGGACGCTGCTTGGTTTGCTTTGCCTAAATTTGAATTACCCTTTGTGACCTACAAGCCAGTGATGTATTGGAACGCAGTCATTGTGATGGCTCCGTTAGCCCTAGTTACAATTACAGAGCACTTGGGGCACTTGATGGTGTTGGGTGAATTGACTGGTCGGGATTACTTTAAGAACCCCGGCTTGAATCGTACGTTGGCTGGTGATGGTGCGGCGTCTGTTTTTGCCGGTTTGGTCGGTGGACCTTCTGTCACATCCTATGGTGAGAACATTGGTGTGATGGCCATCACAAAAGTACATTCAGTGTATGTTTTGATTGGAGCTGCCATCTTTGCGATTTTGTTTGCCTTTATTGGTAAATTGTCAGCGTTGATCCAATCAATTCCGGGAGCGGTTACGGGCGGAATTTCCTTCCTGCTTTTCGGTGTGATTGCTGTATCAGGGTTGCGGATTGTGGTTGAAAACCAGTTGGATTTCAATGATAAGCGTAATTTAATGATTGCGTCATCAGTTCTGGTCATTGGAATTGGTAATGCTTATTTACAAATTGGGCAAGGAACGAATATTGTACAATTTTCTGGGGTTGCAATTGCGACAATCTTGGGAATCACATTGAATATCATCTTGCCAAAAACAGCGGCATCTGAAAAGTAA